The following proteins are co-located in the Paludibaculum fermentans genome:
- a CDS encoding rhomboid family intramembrane serine protease: MCPHCRAFITTSDKVCPYCDTPVGPTAAERMGGADLFGGLIPSAQFLTILLLTMNIGMYLVTMLASAKVGESNALIRYGAALPEGVFGGQWWRIITAGFLHGGLMHIGFNMWALMDVGRHAEETYGAKRMAVIYLLSTMGGFALSMVRGTQLTVGASAGLFGLIGAMIAIGVIHRTSQQAAAIKAFYIRWAIYGLLWGLLPGFHVDNAAHLGGIATGFVVAWAAGTPREFDVTRERIWSILAGLSAAVTAYAFVRLFLWLQSIASV, encoded by the coding sequence ATGTGCCCGCATTGCCGGGCGTTTATCACCACCAGCGACAAGGTCTGTCCCTATTGCGACACCCCCGTTGGTCCTACCGCCGCTGAACGCATGGGCGGAGCCGACCTGTTCGGCGGCCTAATCCCATCGGCTCAGTTCCTCACCATCCTGCTGCTCACGATGAACATCGGGATGTACCTGGTGACCATGCTGGCCTCGGCCAAGGTCGGGGAATCCAACGCGCTGATCCGTTACGGCGCCGCGCTGCCCGAAGGGGTCTTCGGCGGCCAGTGGTGGCGTATCATCACCGCGGGCTTCCTGCATGGCGGCCTGATGCACATCGGTTTCAACATGTGGGCGTTAATGGACGTCGGGCGGCACGCCGAAGAGACCTACGGCGCCAAGCGGATGGCCGTGATCTACCTGCTTTCGACGATGGGCGGCTTCGCGCTGAGCATGGTGCGCGGCACGCAGTTGACGGTGGGCGCCTCGGCCGGCCTGTTTGGCCTGATCGGCGCCATGATCGCCATCGGCGTCATCCACCGCACTTCGCAGCAGGCGGCCGCGATCAAGGCTTTCTATATCCGCTGGGCGATCTACGGCCTGCTCTGGGGGCTGCTACCCGGATTTCACGTCGATAACGCAGCGCACCTGGGCGGTATCGCCACCGGCTTCGTCGTTGCCTGGGCCGCGGGCACGCCCCGCGAGTTTGACGTCACGCGCGAGCGCATCTGGAGCATTCTGGCCGGACTCTCGGCGGCCGTCACCGCCTATGCGTTCGTCCGCCTCTTCCTCTGGCTGCAGAGCATAGCATCCGTCTAG
- a CDS encoding acetate/propionate family kinase translates to MRILVLNAGSSSLKYQLIETGVRDEHVIVKGAVERIGAAGSPVHNHTEAVEEILPNLGPIDGVGHRVVHGGERFKASALIDLEVEHAIADCCSLAPLHNPHHLACYRAAHALLPNVPHVAVFDTAFFHTIPRRAFLYAVPYELYESDHIRRYGFHGTSHRYVSGKAAEQLGIPPDEVKLITCHLGNGCSVAAIEGGKAVDISMGLTPQEGLVMGTRSGDIDIGVIFHLARQKGMTLDEIEKLLIHRSGLLGLSGRSNDMRDLVHAAQEGDARARIAVEVFCYRVKKYIGAFWAILGGADAIVFTGGIGENRPEIRDEIMAGLENLGAVEVLVIPTNEELVIARDTARLIGRGRA, encoded by the coding sequence ATGCGGATCCTAGTTCTGAACGCGGGCAGCTCGTCCCTCAAATACCAGCTCATCGAGACCGGTGTGCGCGATGAACACGTCATCGTGAAAGGCGCCGTGGAACGGATCGGCGCGGCCGGCAGCCCGGTCCACAATCACACCGAGGCCGTCGAGGAGATCCTGCCCAATCTAGGGCCCATCGATGGGGTAGGGCATCGCGTGGTCCATGGCGGCGAACGCTTCAAGGCCTCGGCGCTCATCGACCTCGAAGTCGAGCACGCCATCGCCGACTGCTGCTCCCTCGCACCGCTCCACAATCCTCATCACCTGGCCTGCTACCGCGCGGCCCACGCGCTGCTACCCAATGTGCCGCACGTGGCCGTCTTCGATACAGCCTTCTTCCACACCATCCCGCGGCGGGCGTTCCTCTACGCGGTGCCCTACGAGCTCTACGAGTCGGACCATATCCGGCGCTACGGTTTCCATGGCACGTCGCACCGCTATGTCAGCGGCAAGGCGGCCGAGCAGTTAGGGATTCCGCCGGATGAGGTCAAGTTAATCACCTGCCACTTGGGTAACGGCTGTTCCGTTGCGGCGATCGAGGGCGGCAAGGCCGTCGACATCTCGATGGGCCTGACCCCCCAGGAGGGCCTGGTGATGGGGACGCGCTCCGGTGACATCGACATCGGGGTGATCTTCCACCTGGCGCGCCAGAAGGGCATGACCCTCGACGAGATCGAGAAGCTCCTGATTCACCGCAGCGGTCTGCTGGGTCTCTCCGGCCGCTCCAACGACATGCGCGACCTGGTCCACGCGGCGCAGGAGGGCGACGCGCGTGCCCGCATCGCTGTCGAAGTCTTCTGCTACCGAGTGAAGAAGTATATCGGAGCCTTCTGGGCCATCCTGGGCGGCGCCGATGCGATTGTCTTCACCGGCGGCATCGGAGAAAACCGGCCGGAGATCCGGGACGAGATCATGGCGGGGCTGGAGAACCTCGGGGCCGTCGAAGTGCTGGTCATCCCGACCAATGAGGAGCTTGTCATCGCCCGCGACACCGCCCGGCTCATCGGAAGAGGAAGAGCGTAG
- a CDS encoding quinone oxidoreductase family protein: protein MRAWLMESYEGVDKLRLTEVPDPQPGPGEVQLEMHLAGLNPADAFLALAQYPAKPALPHILGRDGVGTVRVVGAGVTNVQPGDAVGILRCDAGVEIWGTLAGKTVVPAASLAPVPAGWTQEQMAGAPLVFLTAWQALAQWGELPREGQVVLVTGASGGVGVASVLLAKSLGATVVGLSRNPEKSETVRQLGADFVFDPADPALRKKVMAAIAPRKVDFVVDSVAGPLFSQIIAMLGYGGRISVVGRSAGTVPDFNTATLFFRRNRIGGVSVGDYTPEGAQSAWTEIVRRLDAMDRRPVVDQVFPFEDVKQAFARLAEGPMGKVLVKVS from the coding sequence ATGCGCGCATGGCTCATGGAATCCTACGAAGGTGTCGACAAGCTCCGCCTGACTGAGGTGCCCGATCCGCAACCCGGGCCCGGCGAGGTTCAGCTCGAAATGCACCTGGCCGGCCTGAATCCTGCCGACGCCTTCCTGGCGCTGGCCCAATACCCCGCCAAACCGGCGCTGCCGCACATCCTGGGCCGCGACGGCGTGGGCACCGTGCGCGTGGTGGGGGCAGGCGTCACGAACGTCCAGCCGGGCGATGCCGTTGGCATCCTGCGCTGTGACGCGGGCGTTGAAATCTGGGGCACGCTGGCCGGTAAGACGGTGGTGCCCGCCGCCAGCCTGGCGCCCGTCCCGGCCGGCTGGACCCAGGAGCAGATGGCCGGCGCGCCGCTGGTTTTCCTCACCGCCTGGCAGGCCCTCGCGCAATGGGGCGAACTGCCGCGGGAAGGGCAGGTTGTGCTCGTCACCGGAGCCTCCGGCGGCGTCGGCGTTGCCAGCGTCCTGCTGGCGAAGTCACTGGGCGCCACGGTTGTGGGCCTCTCCCGCAATCCCGAGAAGAGTGAAACCGTCCGCCAGTTGGGCGCCGACTTCGTCTTCGATCCCGCCGATCCCGCCCTGCGCAAGAAGGTCATGGCCGCCATCGCCCCGCGCAAAGTCGATTTCGTCGTCGATAGCGTGGCCGGGCCGCTCTTTTCGCAGATCATCGCCATGCTTGGTTACGGTGGACGGATCAGTGTCGTGGGCCGCAGCGCCGGCACCGTGCCCGACTTCAACACCGCCACTCTCTTCTTCCGCCGCAACCGGATTGGCGGCGTCTCGGTCGGGGATTACACGCCCGAAGGGGCCCAGAGCGCCTGGACGGAGATCGTCCGCCGGCTGGACGCCATGGACCGGCGACCCGTGGTGGATCAGGTGTTCCCGTTTGAAGATGTGAAACAGGCCTTCGCCCGCCTGGCTGAAGGGCCGATGGGCAAGGTTCTGGTGAAGGTCTCGTAG
- a CDS encoding radical SAM protein yields the protein MNWLAQRPIVVSFEVTDSCTCYCRHCDHGGPKDDSKNMRPADYRHYTETLKPCVVQVSGGEPLMREDLSDVVRSIKLANGLPYIILVSSWSLMTPQRYLELRDAGVDQFSVSLDFPDNRHDEFRMYPGLYSHLNDVIPACAAYGYDDIVLNTCITAANVGEINGAADQAHKWGVNICYSAYSARRTGCRELFPGAPEQLAVLNSQLDRIEKRRDESNWIVSAPTTVNATRHYFETGGAPGCKAGLRFLVVTADGMLQPCSMQFKRYKLEDQEKMVNEFTMHNQCDECYVAIRSNLDKNFPQLLRENVTNYLSFSRGTKAKPAGTGAGC from the coding sequence ATGAATTGGCTCGCGCAACGCCCTATCGTTGTATCCTTCGAAGTCACCGATTCCTGCACCTGCTACTGCCGGCACTGCGATCACGGCGGTCCGAAGGATGATTCGAAGAACATGCGGCCGGCGGATTACCGGCACTACACGGAGACTTTGAAGCCGTGTGTGGTGCAGGTATCCGGTGGAGAACCGCTGATGCGCGAAGACCTCAGCGACGTGGTGCGCAGCATCAAGCTGGCGAACGGCCTGCCGTACATCATCCTGGTGTCGAGCTGGTCGCTGATGACGCCGCAGCGGTATCTCGAGTTGCGGGATGCGGGCGTGGACCAGTTCTCGGTGTCCTTGGACTTCCCCGATAACCGGCATGATGAGTTCCGCATGTATCCGGGCCTCTACTCCCATCTGAACGATGTCATCCCGGCGTGCGCGGCCTACGGTTACGACGACATCGTGCTGAATACGTGCATCACGGCGGCCAACGTCGGCGAAATCAACGGCGCGGCGGACCAGGCCCACAAGTGGGGCGTAAACATCTGCTACAGCGCGTACTCGGCGCGCCGGACCGGCTGCCGGGAACTGTTCCCCGGCGCTCCGGAGCAGTTGGCGGTCCTGAACTCCCAACTGGACCGTATCGAAAAGCGGCGCGATGAATCGAACTGGATCGTCAGCGCCCCGACAACCGTCAACGCAACGCGGCACTACTTCGAAACCGGCGGCGCACCCGGCTGCAAGGCCGGCCTGCGGTTCCTGGTCGTCACGGCGGATGGCATGTTGCAGCCATGCTCGATGCAGTTCAAGCGCTACAAGCTGGAAGACCAGGAGAAGATGGTCAACGAGTTCACCATGCACAATCAGTGCGATGAGTGCTACGTAGCCATCCGGTCGAATCTGGACAAAAACTTCCCGCAACTCCTGCGCGAGAACGTCACCAACTACCTCAGCTTCAGCCGGGGCACGAAAGCGAAGCCTGCGGGCACCGGCGCGGGCTGCTAG
- a CDS encoding type II secretion system F family protein, translating into MSETMMAVCFFLFVMATVGAALLLVRWRTAATIQDGGLQTPQSSGQKGLSASLQESMFVIGELAAGQKPRKDHTRNSLIAAGYRSPAAGTIFYGTKVAVALFCGVVLGWIGLLDHESLSMGFVLSICGMGFGFLLPDRVLDAKVNQRCYQLERALPNALDLMVLGIEAGQSLDSALIETSRELRGLYPELSSEFGQVQVELRAGRSRTEVLYSLGQRTNSMELRKLSTVLIDSDRFGTSLGPALRNHARYLRTRRRHKAQESARKLSVKLVFPVFFLIMPAVFVITLGPAVLTFYEAIGPTLGM; encoded by the coding sequence ATGTCAGAAACAATGATGGCGGTCTGTTTCTTCCTGTTCGTGATGGCCACGGTCGGGGCGGCGCTGCTGCTGGTGCGATGGCGGACCGCCGCCACCATCCAGGACGGCGGCTTGCAGACGCCCCAGTCCTCCGGCCAGAAGGGCCTCTCGGCGAGCCTCCAGGAATCGATGTTCGTCATCGGCGAACTGGCCGCGGGCCAGAAGCCGCGCAAGGATCACACCCGGAACTCGCTGATCGCCGCGGGCTACCGGTCTCCCGCGGCCGGTACGATCTTCTACGGCACCAAAGTCGCGGTCGCACTGTTCTGCGGTGTCGTGTTGGGCTGGATTGGACTGCTGGATCACGAGAGCCTGTCCATGGGCTTTGTGCTGTCCATTTGCGGCATGGGCTTCGGATTCCTGCTGCCGGACCGGGTGCTGGACGCAAAGGTAAACCAGCGCTGCTACCAACTGGAACGGGCCCTGCCCAATGCCTTGGATCTGATGGTGCTCGGCATCGAAGCAGGCCAGTCCCTGGACAGCGCCCTGATTGAAACCAGCCGGGAACTGCGCGGGCTGTATCCCGAACTCTCCAGCGAATTCGGGCAGGTTCAGGTGGAGTTGCGCGCCGGACGGTCGAGAACTGAGGTATTGTACTCACTCGGACAACGGACCAACTCGATGGAGCTGCGCAAGCTCTCCACCGTGCTGATCGACAGCGACCGTTTTGGCACCAGCCTGGGTCCGGCGTTGCGCAATCATGCGCGGTATCTCCGCACCCGCCGCCGCCACAAGGCACAGGAATCGGCCCGCAAGTTGAGCGTGAAACTGGTGTTTCCGGTGTTCTTCCTCATCATGCCGGCGGTGTTCGTCATCACCCTGGGGCCGGCGGTGCTGACGTTCTACGAAGCCATCGGACCGACGCTCGGAATGTAG
- a CDS encoding sulfite exporter TauE/SafE family protein — MPHLEIWQWLVGALCAMCVGVAKTGLPGLGILVVPLIILTVGDARVSAAWLLPMLCTADLFAVIYWRRHAAAGRLFSLVPWVLLGMTGGALALNLKEGVLRPVVGGIVLVMLLAYLWRKYARNGMAVSPHPVLYGATAGFATTVANAAGPVMSLYLLSKKLPKEEFIATGAWFFFIINLTKVPIYAWHGLFSRQSLTFDVLMIPAVMVGAIGGRKLVPHIPEKVFEALVVILTAASTLFLFR; from the coding sequence ATGCCCCATCTGGAAATCTGGCAATGGCTGGTTGGCGCGCTGTGCGCGATGTGTGTCGGCGTGGCCAAGACCGGCCTGCCCGGGCTCGGCATCCTCGTCGTCCCGCTGATCATTCTCACCGTGGGCGACGCACGCGTCTCGGCGGCCTGGCTGCTGCCGATGCTCTGCACGGCGGACCTGTTCGCGGTGATCTATTGGCGGCGCCATGCGGCGGCCGGACGGCTGTTTTCCCTGGTGCCCTGGGTCCTGCTCGGTATGACCGGCGGAGCGCTGGCCCTGAATCTCAAGGAAGGCGTACTGCGGCCGGTGGTGGGCGGCATCGTCCTGGTAATGCTGCTCGCCTACCTGTGGCGGAAGTACGCCAGGAACGGCATGGCCGTGTCGCCGCACCCGGTGCTATACGGAGCGACAGCGGGCTTTGCGACCACGGTGGCCAACGCGGCCGGTCCGGTGATGAGCCTGTACCTGCTCAGCAAGAAACTCCCCAAGGAGGAGTTCATCGCCACCGGCGCCTGGTTCTTCTTCATCATCAACCTGACCAAGGTGCCCATCTACGCCTGGCACGGCCTGTTCAGCCGGCAGTCGCTCACCTTCGACGTCCTGATGATCCCCGCCGTGATGGTGGGGGCAATCGGCGGCCGGAAACTGGTGCCCCACATTCCAGAGAAGGTCTTTGAAGCCCTCGTCGTGATCCTCACTGCCGCCTCTACGCTCTTCCTCTTCCGATGA
- the queD gene encoding 6-carboxytetrahydropterin synthase QueD, with amino-acid sequence MEIFKDFTFEAAHRLPNLPPEHKCSRLHGHSFHVRICVQGAPDPILGWVMDFSDIKAIFKPILLQLDHYYLNDIPGLENPTSEVISMWIWNKLKPLLPALCRVEVRETCTAGCSYAG; translated from the coding sequence ATGGAAATCTTCAAGGATTTCACCTTCGAAGCAGCTCACCGACTGCCCAACCTGCCGCCCGAGCACAAATGTTCGCGCTTGCATGGGCATTCTTTTCACGTCCGCATCTGTGTCCAGGGCGCGCCAGACCCCATCCTGGGCTGGGTGATGGACTTCTCCGACATCAAAGCCATCTTCAAGCCCATCCTCCTGCAACTCGATCACTACTATCTCAACGACATCCCCGGCCTCGAAAATCCCACCAGCGAGGTCATTTCCATGTGGATTTGGAACAAATTAAAGCCGCTATTGCCCGCCCTCTGCCGTGTCGAAGTTCGAGAGACATGCACCGCCGGCTGCTCCTACGCGGGCTGA
- a CDS encoding type II secretion system F family protein: protein MLGLVIFLMMFGTAFLTALLAVSFYWASMHVRARRAGTELVFETGEQSGEPQVIKGEDLSTIKVWSMLLEKFSHVEELRAMISEANLRWSVGRVTLMMLLGGTATAALLWQIEFIPLVPSVLIVAAVVASPYLYIRRLRRKRFETFAAQFPEALDSMTRALKAGYPLSAAVELLALEQPEPLSSEMRRTREEWNLGVGWDQALDNLADRIPVPEVRLFVAAVKLQNRVGGRLNDVLGRLGETMRDNGALESEVRAVSAHSRITGMVLTIVPIMIGVLMFLVNPEYMSIMLRRAEGRAMLGAAALANVVAHFVIKRVAQVRI from the coding sequence ATGCTAGGCCTTGTCATCTTCCTGATGATGTTCGGCACCGCCTTCCTGACGGCACTGCTGGCAGTGTCGTTCTACTGGGCGTCGATGCACGTGCGCGCCCGGCGCGCCGGAACGGAACTGGTTTTTGAGACAGGCGAGCAGAGCGGCGAACCGCAAGTCATTAAGGGAGAAGACCTCAGCACTATCAAGGTCTGGTCGATGCTGCTGGAAAAGTTCAGCCACGTCGAAGAGCTGAGGGCGATGATCTCCGAGGCGAACCTGCGCTGGTCGGTCGGCCGTGTGACCTTGATGATGCTGCTGGGCGGCACGGCTACGGCCGCGCTGCTGTGGCAGATCGAATTCATCCCTTTGGTGCCCTCGGTGCTGATTGTGGCGGCCGTGGTGGCAAGCCCCTACCTTTACATCCGCAGGCTCCGCCGCAAACGCTTTGAGACCTTCGCGGCTCAGTTCCCCGAAGCCTTGGATTCCATGACGCGGGCCCTGAAAGCAGGTTATCCGCTTTCCGCCGCGGTCGAACTCCTGGCTTTGGAACAACCCGAACCGCTGTCGTCCGAAATGCGCCGCACGCGGGAAGAGTGGAATCTGGGCGTGGGCTGGGATCAGGCCCTGGACAATCTGGCGGACCGGATTCCAGTGCCCGAAGTGCGGCTCTTCGTCGCCGCGGTCAAGTTGCAGAATCGGGTCGGCGGACGGCTCAATGACGTCCTGGGACGCCTGGGTGAGACGATGCGGGACAACGGAGCGCTGGAAAGCGAAGTGCGCGCGGTGTCGGCGCACAGCCGCATCACAGGCATGGTGCTGACGATCGTGCCGATCATGATTGGGGTTCTGATGTTCCTGGTGAATCCGGAATATATGTCGATCATGCTGCGGAGAGCCGAAGGCCGCGCCATGCTGGGCGCCGCCGCTCTCGCTAACGTCGTGGCCCATTTCGTGATCAAACGAGTGGCGCAGGTGAGGATTTGA
- the cpaB gene encoding Flp pilus assembly protein CpaB encodes MKRNLMPLLGVAFVAAVVATGIFYGLLIPRLRGSASADNPRTAVLAVHALDRGAVLRQEDVKVVDFDQKALPPNAIPAPEQAVGLTLLEPVSPNQPITSSHVARRGAAGGPSLAIPAGRRAVSIHPIDSSGVVAMIRSGSRVDIQVLDTRGAQQLRRMLEDVEVLSVTGNEPGNGRPVITLLVSPNDADRLSLADATLQLRLVLRNPNDRSVEGAKSVAPAALLNAAAAVHP; translated from the coding sequence ATGAAACGGAATCTAATGCCGCTGTTGGGAGTCGCCTTTGTGGCGGCTGTCGTGGCGACCGGAATTTTCTACGGGCTGTTGATTCCCCGGCTGCGAGGCTCCGCTTCGGCCGACAACCCGCGCACGGCTGTATTGGCGGTGCATGCTTTGGACCGTGGCGCTGTTCTGCGTCAGGAAGACGTGAAGGTCGTCGATTTCGACCAGAAAGCGCTGCCCCCGAATGCGATCCCGGCCCCGGAGCAGGCAGTGGGATTGACCCTCCTCGAGCCCGTCTCGCCCAACCAGCCCATCACCAGTTCGCATGTTGCGCGCCGCGGCGCCGCCGGCGGTCCGTCATTGGCCATCCCGGCCGGCCGCCGGGCCGTGAGCATCCATCCAATCGATTCCAGCGGAGTGGTGGCGATGATCCGCTCCGGCAGCCGCGTGGACATCCAGGTGCTGGACACCCGGGGTGCGCAGCAACTGCGTCGAATGCTGGAAGACGTGGAGGTGCTCAGTGTGACCGGAAACGAACCTGGAAACGGGCGTCCGGTGATCACGTTGCTGGTTTCGCCGAACGACGCCGACCGGTTGAGCCTGGCCGATGCCACTCTTCAACTGCGCCTGGTGCTGCGCAATCCCAACGACCGCTCAGTGGAAGGCGCGAAGAGCGTCGCGCCCGCTGCCCTCCTGAATGCCGCGGCAGCCGTGCACCCCTAA
- a CDS encoding uroporphyrinogen decarboxylase family protein: protein MAPTTSRQRLRDALAHRQPDRIPIDFGGSAVTGVHVSCVAALRDFYGLEKRPVKVHEPYQMLGLVEPDLSEAMGLDVTGVFPRNTMFGFANSEWKEWDFRGLPVLVSTEFRWRTEANGDILVYPEGDETAAPSGRMPLGSAFFDTIVRQPPFDEDLLNIQDNLEEFTPLSEADLDHVSASVTAAQQTGKGILATFGGTAFGDIALVPAPFLKNPKGIRDVAEWYMSTSSRKDYVHKIFAYQCENGIRNLERVHARIGDSVDAVFLCGTDFGTQTSQFCSVRTLRELWFPYYKAVNDWVHKNTGWKCFKHSCGSVEKFFDSFIDAGFDIINPVQCSAVGMDPETLKAKYGDRLVFWGGGVDTQKTLPFGTPDQVRAEVLRRCEIFSTGGGFVFDSIHNVQAGTPVKNLVAMLDAVKEFNGR from the coding sequence ATGGCACCCACTACCAGCCGCCAGAGGCTCCGGGACGCGTTGGCGCACCGCCAGCCGGACCGGATCCCGATCGACTTTGGCGGGAGCGCGGTGACCGGGGTCCACGTCTCGTGCGTGGCTGCGTTGCGGGATTTCTACGGCCTGGAGAAGCGTCCGGTGAAGGTGCATGAGCCCTACCAGATGCTCGGATTGGTGGAACCGGACCTGAGCGAGGCGATGGGCCTGGACGTCACCGGAGTGTTTCCCCGCAACACAATGTTCGGGTTCGCGAACAGCGAATGGAAAGAGTGGGACTTCCGCGGCCTGCCGGTGCTGGTCTCCACTGAGTTCCGTTGGCGCACCGAGGCGAACGGCGACATCCTGGTGTATCCGGAAGGCGATGAGACCGCCGCCCCCAGCGGGCGCATGCCGCTGGGCAGCGCGTTCTTCGACACCATCGTGCGGCAGCCACCGTTCGATGAGGACTTGCTGAATATCCAGGACAACCTGGAGGAGTTCACTCCGCTATCGGAAGCGGACCTGGATCACGTCAGCGCCAGCGTCACGGCGGCGCAGCAGACCGGCAAGGGCATCCTGGCGACCTTCGGCGGGACGGCGTTCGGCGACATCGCGCTGGTGCCGGCTCCGTTCCTGAAGAATCCAAAGGGGATCCGCGACGTGGCCGAGTGGTACATGTCCACCAGCAGCCGCAAGGACTACGTCCACAAAATCTTCGCGTACCAGTGCGAGAACGGCATCCGGAACCTGGAGCGGGTGCATGCCCGCATCGGCGACTCGGTGGATGCCGTGTTCCTGTGCGGGACCGATTTCGGCACGCAAACGTCGCAGTTCTGCTCCGTCCGGACCCTCCGCGAACTCTGGTTCCCCTACTACAAGGCCGTGAACGACTGGGTGCACAAGAACACCGGCTGGAAGTGCTTCAAGCACTCCTGCGGCAGCGTGGAGAAGTTCTTCGATTCCTTCATCGACGCGGGCTTCGACATCATCAACCCGGTGCAGTGCTCGGCCGTGGGGATGGATCCGGAGACGCTGAAGGCGAAGTATGGCGACCGCCTGGTGTTCTGGGGCGGTGGCGTGGATACGCAGAAGACGCTGCCCTTCGGGACGCCGGATCAGGTGCGCGCCGAAGTGCTGCGGCGCTGCGAGATCTTCTCCACCGGCGGCGGGTTCGTGTTCGATTCGATCCACAACGTGCAGGCGGGTACCCCAGTGAAGAACCTGGTGGCCATGCTGGACGCGGTGAAGGAATTCAACGGCCGCTGA
- a CDS encoding sulfatase has protein sequence MQRRSFLAAAAAGLLPAAGKPKPNIVLILADDLGWSDIGCYGNKDIATPHLDRLATQGARFTQAYAACPVCSPTRASIMTGRYPVRTGVTDWIPGRKPDPKSPITTPLTARQLSLNERTIAECLKPAGYRSASIGKWHLGGEGFLPTDQGFDINIGGSHIGSPPPSGKLGSSYFGPFELPNLKAGPGESLTEKLTDAATSFIAQQKSNPYFVYLSHYTVHIPLQAREEDIDRYRARANGRYNPVYAAMRESMDQSVGRVMEAVEKSGAADNTLLMFFADNGGLRYEGKSPSAVTDNAPLRAGKGHLYEGGIREPLIIRYPGVVKAGTVIDTPVCSVDFLPTFAEMAGQKAADVDGVSLLPLLHGGQLRPRPLFWHYPHYSNQGGAPGSAIREGDWKLIEFHADGRRELFNLAEDPGEHRNLIRSQAKVADRLQAKLNRWRESTNAVMPARNPNADPAWPGFQLSGEEKPTPPQ, from the coding sequence ATGCAAAGGCGTTCGTTCCTTGCCGCGGCGGCTGCCGGTCTGCTGCCTGCCGCCGGCAAACCTAAACCCAATATTGTCCTGATCCTGGCCGACGATCTCGGCTGGTCGGACATCGGCTGTTACGGCAACAAGGACATCGCCACCCCCCATCTCGACCGGTTGGCCACGCAGGGCGCGCGGTTTACGCAGGCCTACGCCGCCTGCCCGGTTTGCTCGCCGACCCGCGCCAGCATCATGACGGGCCGATACCCGGTCCGTACCGGAGTCACCGACTGGATTCCCGGCCGCAAACCCGATCCGAAAAGCCCAATCACCACGCCGCTCACCGCCAGGCAGCTGAGTCTGAATGAGCGCACCATCGCCGAATGCCTCAAGCCCGCCGGCTACCGCAGTGCCAGCATCGGCAAGTGGCATCTCGGCGGCGAGGGCTTCCTGCCGACGGACCAGGGCTTCGACATCAATATCGGCGGCAGTCACATCGGCAGCCCGCCGCCTTCCGGCAAGCTCGGGTCCAGTTACTTTGGTCCCTTCGAACTGCCCAATCTCAAAGCCGGCCCGGGCGAATCCCTCACGGAAAAGCTCACCGACGCGGCCACCTCTTTCATCGCCCAGCAGAAGTCGAATCCTTACTTCGTTTATCTGTCCCACTACACGGTGCACATCCCGCTGCAGGCCCGCGAGGAGGACATTGACCGCTACCGCGCCCGCGCCAACGGCCGCTACAACCCGGTCTATGCCGCCATGCGCGAGAGCATGGACCAGAGCGTCGGCCGCGTCATGGAAGCCGTCGAGAAGAGCGGAGCCGCTGACAATACGCTGCTCATGTTCTTCGCCGACAACGGCGGGCTGCGGTATGAGGGGAAGAGCCCGTCCGCGGTCACCGACAACGCACCGCTGCGGGCAGGGAAGGGGCATCTGTATGAAGGCGGAATTCGGGAACCGCTGATCATCCGCTATCCCGGAGTGGTGAAGGCCGGCACGGTGATCGACACGCCGGTCTGCAGCGTCGACTTCCTGCCCACCTTCGCCGAAATGGCGGGGCAGAAAGCCGCCGACGTGGACGGAGTCAGCCTCCTGCCCCTGCTGCACGGCGGGCAACTGAGACCGCGGCCCCTGTTCTGGCACTACCCGCACTACTCCAACCAGGGCGGGGCGCCCGGCAGCGCGATCAGGGAAGGGGACTGGAAACTCATTGAGTTCCATGCCGATGGCCGCCGCGAGCTCTTCAACCTGGCCGAGGATCCAGGTGAACACAGGAATCTGATCCGCAGCCAGGCGAAGGTGGCGGATCGACTGCAGGCCAAGCTGAACCGGTGGCGTGAATCGACGAATGCCGTTATGCCGGCCAGGAACCCCAATGCCGACCCGGCGTGGCCCGGATTCCAACTGTCGGGCGAGGAGAAGCCCACGCCGCCGCAATAG